The Bacteroidia bacterium genome includes a region encoding these proteins:
- the purL gene encoding phosphoribosylformylglycinamidine synthase subunit PurL: MAATATEQLTNIDTAKKLGLLPEEFEKIKSILGRTPNFTELSIFSVMWSEHCSYKNSITWLKKLPKDGPHMLAKAGEENAGLVDIGDGLGCAFKIESHNHPSALEPYQGAATGVGGINRDIFTMGARPIAQLNSLRFGDLKLEKTKWLVKGVVKGIGDYGNAFGIPTVGGEVFFDECYNTNPLVNAMSAGIIKAGEMVSATSYGAGNPVYIVGSATGKDGIHGATFASADITEDSAKDLPAVQVGDPFQEKLLLEASLEVIKTGAVIGMQDMGAAGITCSTSEMSAKGKHGMNIWLDKVPTRQANMQAFEILLSESQERMLIIVKKGMEKEVEAVFEKWDLNCAIIGEVTDTQRLHYFMGDELVADVPADDLVLGGGAPVYEREYKEPASFAESKKFKMDSVQLPSDLKSVAKFLMSHPNIASKKWVYNQYDSMVGTVNMSTNKPSDAAIVNIKETEKAIALTVDCNARYVNADPETGCAIAVSEAARNIVCSGGEPSAITNCLNFGNPYNPEVYWQFVSAIKGMSTACLKFQTPVTGGNVSFYNQSSFEGPVFPTPTIGMLGILKNKSSQMTLDFKNEGDLIYLIGASQNDISSSEYLYSFHKIKNSPAPHFNLDEEYKVQQAIKAMINAGLIQSAHDVSDGGLFITLAESAMPRGLGFDVSSDNEFRKDAFLFGEAQSRVVVSVKKEDEDNFINLLMNEDVEFNFIGEVYDTEMLIDDESYGNIKEAKDMYDNALGNLLK; encoded by the coding sequence ATGGCAGCAACGGCAACAGAACAACTTACCAACATAGATACAGCAAAAAAACTCGGGCTTTTACCCGAAGAATTTGAAAAGATAAAATCCATACTCGGACGCACGCCAAACTTCACGGAGTTGAGTATTTTCTCGGTGATGTGGAGCGAACATTGTTCGTATAAAAATTCCATTACGTGGTTAAAAAAACTTCCGAAAGATGGTCCGCACATGTTGGCAAAAGCTGGTGAAGAAAACGCTGGTTTGGTAGATATTGGCGATGGTTTGGGTTGCGCTTTTAAAATAGAATCGCACAATCATCCTTCTGCATTGGAGCCTTATCAAGGTGCAGCAACGGGAGTTGGCGGAATTAATCGCGATATTTTTACGATGGGCGCGCGACCGATTGCGCAATTAAATTCTTTGCGTTTCGGTGATTTGAAATTAGAAAAAACAAAATGGTTGGTGAAGGGTGTGGTAAAGGGTATTGGCGATTATGGCAATGCTTTCGGGATACCAACTGTTGGCGGAGAAGTATTTTTTGACGAATGTTATAACACCAATCCGTTGGTAAACGCCATGAGCGCAGGAATTATCAAAGCTGGCGAAATGGTTTCGGCTACTTCATACGGAGCTGGAAATCCAGTTTACATTGTTGGTTCAGCCACCGGAAAAGACGGTATTCACGGAGCTACTTTTGCTTCCGCAGATATTACCGAAGATTCCGCAAAAGATTTACCTGCTGTTCAAGTAGGCGATCCTTTTCAAGAAAAATTATTGTTGGAAGCAAGTTTAGAAGTGATTAAAACAGGCGCTGTTATTGGCATGCAAGATATGGGCGCAGCAGGAATTACTTGTTCTACTTCTGAAATGAGCGCGAAAGGAAAACACGGAATGAACATTTGGTTAGACAAAGTTCCGACACGTCAAGCCAATATGCAAGCCTTTGAAATCCTGCTTTCCGAAAGTCAAGAGCGGATGTTGATCATCGTGAAAAAAGGAATGGAAAAAGAAGTAGAAGCTGTTTTCGAGAAATGGGATTTGAATTGCGCCATCATCGGCGAAGTAACGGACACACAGCGTTTGCATTATTTTATGGGCGATGAATTAGTGGCGGATGTTCCGGCAGATGATTTGGTGTTGGGCGGCGGAGCGCCCGTTTATGAGCGCGAATACAAAGAGCCTGCATCTTTTGCGGAGTCGAAAAAATTTAAAATGGATTCCGTTCAATTGCCAAGTGATTTAAAAAGTGTTGCGAAATTTTTGATGTCGCATCCAAATATTGCATCTAAAAAATGGGTTTATAATCAATATGATTCGATGGTGGGAACTGTGAATATGAGCACCAACAAACCTTCTGACGCTGCTATTGTAAACATCAAAGAAACTGAAAAAGCTATTGCATTAACGGTAGATTGCAACGCACGTTACGTAAATGCCGATCCGGAAACGGGCTGTGCCATTGCCGTTTCAGAAGCTGCACGAAATATAGTTTGTAGCGGAGGTGAACCTTCTGCTATTACCAATTGTTTGAATTTCGGAAACCCGTATAATCCCGAAGTATATTGGCAATTTGTAAGTGCCATCAAAGGAATGAGCACTGCTTGTTTGAAATTTCAAACGCCAGTAACTGGCGGAAATGTGAGTTTTTACAATCAGTCTTCGTTTGAAGGTCCAGTGTTTCCAACGCCTACAATTGGTATGTTGGGAATTCTGAAAAATAAATCTTCGCAAATGACACTTGATTTTAAAAACGAAGGCGATTTAATTTATTTAATTGGCGCATCACAAAACGATATTTCTTCTTCGGAATACCTTTATTCTTTTCATAAAATAAAAAATTCTCCCGCGCCTCATTTTAATTTGGACGAAGAATACAAAGTACAACAAGCTATCAAAGCAATGATAAATGCGGGTTTGATACAATCGGCACACGATGTTTCCGACGGGGGTTTGTTTATTACGTTGGCGGAATCAGCGATGCCACGTGGTTTAGGTTTTGATGTGAGCAGCGATAACGAATTTCGGAAAGATGCTTTTCTGTTTGGCGAAGCGCAAAGTCGTGTAGTCGTTTCCGTGAAAAAAGAAGACGAAGACAATTTCATTAATTTGTTGATGAACGAAGACGTGGAATTTAATTTTATTGGAGAAGTATATGATACCGAAATGCTGATTGATGACGAATCTTATGGCAACATTAAAGAAGCAAAAGACATGTACGACAACGCCCTCGGAAATTTGTTGAAGTAA
- a CDS encoding succinylglutamate desuccinylase/aspartoacylase family protein gives MQKNIIINGTSVLPGNSAQVNLNVYRLPTRTIIDIPVYVFRSLKPGPVILFLAGMHGDEINGIEIIRRLLGREDIQNPLCGSVIVIPVINIVSFINGKRDLPDGRDLNRCFPGTKNGSLGSRIAYDLMNEIIPQIDFGIDFHTGGLKLNNHPQIRCVQSKKANMDLAKIFSPPLIVNSTYRDNSLRKEASRKRKTVLVFEGGESSRFDYTSINEGLNGCLRVLRHYKMIASGVPPNPVVVISKSIWVRAKISGLFHTSKINGAHVRKGETIGMIGDPYGEITQKMLAPADGYIVGINNMPVINQGDALIHIGIE, from the coding sequence ATGCAAAAAAATATTATTATAAATGGCACCAGCGTTCTCCCCGGAAATTCTGCGCAAGTCAATTTAAATGTATACCGCCTCCCAACCCGTACTATTATTGATATTCCGGTGTATGTGTTTCGTTCCTTGAAACCTGGTCCTGTGATTTTATTTTTAGCCGGAATGCACGGAGACGAAATTAATGGCATCGAAATTATTCGCAGATTGTTGGGCAGAGAAGATATTCAAAATCCGCTGTGTGGCTCTGTGATTGTGATTCCGGTGATTAACATTGTTTCGTTTATCAACGGAAAAAGAGATTTACCCGATGGCCGCGATTTGAATCGTTGTTTCCCCGGAACTAAAAACGGCTCGCTTGGAAGTCGGATTGCCTATGATTTAATGAATGAGATTATTCCGCAAATTGATTTCGGAATTGATTTCCATACGGGAGGTTTGAAGCTGAATAATCATCCGCAAATACGCTGTGTTCAAAGCAAAAAAGCGAACATGGACTTGGCGAAGATTTTTTCTCCGCCGCTTATAGTCAATTCAACATACCGCGATAATTCGCTTCGTAAAGAAGCATCGCGCAAGCGAAAAACAGTATTGGTTTTTGAAGGTGGCGAATCTTCGCGTTTCGATTATACCTCTATCAACGAAGGCTTGAATGGTTGTTTGCGCGTGTTGCGTCATTATAAAATGATTGCTTCTGGAGTGCCTCCAAATCCAGTTGTTGTTATCAGTAAATCCATTTGGGTGCGTGCCAAAATTTCTGGTTTGTTTCACACATCAAAAATAAACGGCGCGCATGTTCGTAAAGGTGAAACCATTGGTATGATTGGTGATCCTTACGGAGAAATTACTCAAAAAATGTTGGCTCCTGCCGATGGCTACATCGTTGGTATCAATAATATGCCAGTTATCAATCAAGGCGACGCGCTTATCCACATTGGGATAGAGTAA